The sequence ATAACGGCTTTTGTTCGGTGCATCAGCTTTTCAAATTAGAAGACATTGAATTTTACCGCCAAAAATACCCGGATATTTTAATCGCTGTCCATCCAGAGTGCGAGCCTAGCGTGGTCCAAAATGCTGATTTTAGCGGATCAACGAGTCAAATCATAGAATTTGTAGAAAAGTTAAGCCCCCATCAAAAAGTCGCCATAGGCACTGAAAGCAATTTAGTCAACCGCTTGAAAGCCAAGCGCCACCACCAAAACACTTTCATTCTTTCTAGCACGCTCGCCCTTTGCCCTACCATGAATGAAACGACTTTAAAAGATTTGTTTGAAGTCTTAAGGGCTTATAAAAACCACAGGGCTTTTAATGCGATTGAATTAAAAGATGAGGTGGCGCGTTTGGCCAAACTCGCTTTAACTAAAATGATGGAGTTATCCTAATGGAGATTAAAACCTTTTTAGAACGCGCTTTAAAAGAAGATTTAGGGCATGGGGATTTGTTTGAAAGGGTGTTAGAAAAAGATTTTAAAGCCACAGCCTTTGTTAGGGCTAAACAAGAGGGCGTGTTTTCAGGCGAAAAATACGCTTTAGCGTTGCTGGAAATGACTGGCATTGAATGCGTTAAAACCATTAGTGATAAAGAACGCTTCAAGCCTAAAGACACTTTAATGGAGATTAGGGGGGATTTTAGCATGCTTTTAAAGGTTGAGCGCACCCTTTTAAACCTTTTGCAACACAGCAGCGGGATCGCTACTTTAACGAGTCGTTTTGTGAAAGCCCTAAACTCCCATGAAGTGCGTTTGTTGGATACACGAAAAACCAGACCCCTTTTAAGGATTTTTGAAAAATATTCCGTGCTTAATGGGGGAGCGAGCAACCACCGCTTAGGGCTAGATGACGCTTTAATGCTTAAAGACACGCATTTAAAGCATGTCAAAGATCTCAAAAGCTTTTTAACGCATGCCAGAAAAAACTTGCCTTTCACGGCTAAAATTGAAATTGAATGCGAAAGCTTTGAAGAAGCCAAAAACGCCATGAATGCGGGAGCGGATATTGTGATGTGCGATAATTTGAGCGTTTTAGAAACTAAAGAAATTGCCGCTTATAGAGATATGCATTATCCCTTTGTCTTATTGGAAGCGAGCGGGAATATTTCACTAGAGAGCATCAACGCTTACGCCAAAAGCGGTGTGGATGCCATTAGCGTAGGGGCTTTAATCCATCAAGCCACTTTTATTGACATGCACATGAAAATGGCTTAAAGGCTTTAAAAAGGGGTTATTAGCATGCTAAAAGAATATTTAGAAAGCATTAAAGATCTTACGCCTGAAAAGAATGAATTCGCACACCGCTCCTCTCTAGAAAAATTGCTTAATCGGTTAAAAGACCATTTCAATAAAGAATTTAAGATTGAACATGAGCCTAAAAGAGAGCAAGGAATCCGGCCTGATTTTCGCGTTTCTTTTCAAGGGCTTAGCATCGGCTATATAGAAAATAAAAGAGCAGGGGCCAATCTTAGCCAGCTCTTAAAAAGCGATCAAATCCGTAAATATTTAGAATTAAACCCTAACCTCATGCTCACTGATTACCTTAATTTCATGTGGGTAGGGAAAGATGAAAATAACGCCCCTTTAATTAAAAAAGAAATCTCTATCGCTAGCCTTGATGAACTCTCTAAACCTCTAAAACCCAAGCCACAAACCGAGCGCGATTTAATTGAATTGTTTAAAAGCTTTTTCAACCACGAAGCAGCCCCTATCACTAACGCTAAAGATTTCGCAACGCATTTAAGCCTGCACACCAAGTATTTAAAAGACGCTTTAATCAAATACCAAGAAAAAGCGCAAGTTTCTAGCATTTTTAAGAATTTTAAAGAATATCTTTATGAAGAATTGAGCTTTGAAGACTTTAGCGATGCGCTCGCTCAAACGCTCACCTACAGCCTTTTTCTAGCCAAGCTCAACCACCCTTTTGAAAAAATTAATTTGGATAATGTGAGGAGTTCCATCCCTAAAAATTTCGCTGTGATCAGAGAAATGGCGGATTTTTTAAAGAAGCTTGATGCAATCAAAGAAATCCAATGGCTTTTAAATGAAATTTTAAGCTCGATAAATCATGTTGATATGGACTCTATCCTTAAAGATTTGAATGACGATAAAGACCCTTATTTGCACTTTTATGAAACCTTTTTAAGCGCTTATGACCCTAAATTGCGAGAGAAAAAGGGCGTGTATTACACTCCAGATTCTGTGGTGAAATTCATCATTAACGCTTTGGATAGCCTGCTTAAAACGCGTTTCAAAGACGCTCCCTTAGGCTTAAAAAGCGCTTTGGATAACGAAAACATCAAGCTTTTAGATTTTGCTACCGGCACCGGCACCTTTTTATTAGAGGCGTTCAGGAAAGCGCTAGAAGTGAGAAAAACAAGCGATGGAGGCACCTCCACTAAAGAGGATAAATACCAAAACCTCTTGAAGCAATTTTATGGGTTTGAATACTTGATCGCTCCTTATGCGATCGCTCATTTGAATCTCAGCCAAGCTTTTAAGGAGGAGTTTAAAAAACCTCTCAAAGAAAACGATGCGCTTAAAATCATTTTAACCAACACCCTCATACAGCCTAGTGAGATCGCCACTTATCGTGGGCTAAATCCGATTTTTGAAACAGAACTTTTAAACGCTCAAGAAATTAAAAAAGATGAAAATATCCTTATCATCACCGGTAATCCCCCTTATAGCGGGGCGAGCAGTAATGAGGGCTTGTTTGAATGGGAAGTGAAAGCCACTTACGGCATAGAGCCTGAATTCCAAACCATAGAAATTGAAAAAAAGGTTAAACTCACCGCTAAAATCCAAACGCTTTTAAAGAACATTCAAACCCAAAAGCAAGGCGATAAAAGCGTCAAAAACACCGACAAAGACGCCCTAAAGAATCTTAAACAAATCCATTCCAAATACAAACTACAAGATGAGAAAAACCCTAAATGGATCTTAGACGATTATGTGAAATTCATGCGTTTCGCTCAAAACAAGATCGAATCATTAGGGCATGGCCTTTTTGGCTTTATCTCTAACAACGCCTTTTTGGACAACCCTACTTTTAGGGGGTTAAGGCGCTCTCTTTTAGAATGCTACGATGAGCTTTATATCTTAAACTTGCATGGAAATGCGAGGAAAAAGGAGAAAACCCCACAAGGCGCAAAAGATGAAAATGTTTTCAATATCAAACAAGGCGTGTCCATCAACCTCTTTGTCAAAAAGGCGCAAACAACCAAGCAAAAAATCCATTATTATGATGTTTATGGCGAAAGGGCTGAAAAATACGCCTTTTTAGCCCAAAATGATTTGAAGAGCATTGAGTGGCTTGAGCTTGCCCCAAGAGAGCCTTTTTACTTGCTACTGCCTTTAAAAACGCGCTTGTTAGATGAATATGAACAAGGGTTTAGCGTTCAGAAGATGTTTCAAATCTCAAGTGTGGGGATTGTTACAGGAAAAGATAGAATTTTTATTGCCAATAACACTGAAAGTTTAAAAGAACAAGTCTTAAAATATTGTAATGAATTTAATGAACAATATATCAAGGACATTCACTATCGTCCTTTTGATATACGCAAAGTTTATTACGACACCAAAAAACTAGAAAGAGCAAGGGAAAATACATTTAAGCACATGTTACCCCCCCCCCCCAACAAACCCTAAAACACCCAATCAAACGCGCAAAAATGTCGCGCTAAACACCCCACGACAGCTAAAAAACAACGATAAAAGTTGGACGCAATGCTTTATAAGCTCGTGCATTAACGATCAAGGGTTAAGCTCTGGGGGCAATGGAGCTGGGGTTAATTACCCCCTTTATCAGTTTAGAGATCCCAACTACACCGAAAATTTTACGCCAGAGTTTAGAAGCTTTATAGACAAGCATTATAACCACTCTTTTGAGCCGCTAGAGGTTTTAGGCTATATTTATGCGTTATTGTATTCCCCAAACTACCGCAAGCGTTATGAAGACTTCCTCAAAGCCGATTACCCTAAAATCCTTTTCACAGAAGATAAAGATTTGTTTAGGATTTTAAGCCTTTTGGGGATTGAGTTAATCGGCTTGCATGTTTTAAACCAAGAAAGCCTGAATTACAGCTTTGAAAAATTAAAAGACGCTACCATAGGCGAATCCGTCTATAAAGAAGAGCGTAACCCTATCATCAAAAAACCCTCTCATAACGAACAACGGCTTTATATCAACCATAGCGCTTATTTTGTGGGGGTAAGTCAAGAAATTTATGATTACAGGATAGGGGGGTATTGCGTTTTAGATAAGTATTTAAAAAGCCATAAAGACGAGTCTTGCGACTTTGATCATGTAAGCAACATCATTAAAGTCATCGCGCGCACGATTGAAATCCAAAAGACGCTTGGATTTTTGACGAGCGATTTGCCTCATTTAAAAGGGAATGACAGCCAAGCGTTAATGCAAGAAATCTTGCAAAATCCACCCCCCCCCCATTTAATACCAATATCGCCCTTATCTTATCGCGCCAAGCCAAAGCCATCGGAGACCTTGACTTTGATGGTGCATTCATCAGCAAAGAAGCAAGCGATAACAACATCTACCGCAGAGGCGGAGGTTCAGCCTTCCCTTTATTCTGCCTTGTCTAATCTCGCTTTAATTTGCGATAGAGGCTCTAAAGTAAGCCCCATTTCTAATGTTTTTGTAACGAACATGCTTTGCGATTTGCATGTGAATGGATCGGGGAGTTATGCGTTTTTGTTGTATCGTTTAAAATAGGTGGAGATGGGTAACTTCTATCATTTGATGAGAACAAATCTAGAGATCAAACATTAAGATAGCCTTAAAACGCTTGTGTTAAAATAATTAGAGTAGCAGATATAAAAGGTTAGTTAATAATGGATTTTTTAAAAGAAAACTTAAACACTATCATAAAGGGGGATTGTTTAGAAAAGTTGAAAGACTTCCCTAACAGAAGCGTTGATTTTATCTTTGCTGACCCCCCATATTTTATGCAAACAGAGGGGGAATTGAAGCGTTTTGAAGGCACAAAATTTCAAGGCGTTGAGGATCATTGGGATAAATTTGGCTCTTTTAAGGAATACGATGCCTTTTGTTTGGGTTGGTTAAAACGCTCCCAGCCCCATCGCTTTCTACGCTCCCACCTTCTAAAATATAGGGCATCGTTTTTAAAGGGTGTTTTAAAAACCCTAAACTTTTGAGTTTGAAATTCACCTGATTGTCTAAATTGGACGGGTATTTTAACCCCCAGCCATTAAAACCAAAATCCAAGCACTCTAAAACGCCCTGATTTTCAATACTGATCGCTCCAAAATCCCTAGCCCATGTGTCGTTAGTATCGACCTTTGCGATCTCTACGCCCGGTAAGTTTTTAAGCATTTCATAGCCGATAGTATCGTTATTATGGACGCACACTAGCACTTTAGCGTGTTTGGCTATGGTTTGAATGATGTTTAAAAAGCTCTCTCTGGCTTCTTTGATGCAATACGCCCAATCGCCAAACTCATGGGGGAACGCCATTAAAATCGCTTGGATTTTTTCAAACTCCGCTAACATTCTTTTCATTCAAAATATCCTTTTAAATAACTATAACACAATCTCATTCAAATCGCGTTTTTAAAACAGATTCAAACGCTTTTGTGCGGTTTGAAAATATTCTTTTTCTAACTCTATACCGATAAAATTCCGTTCTAAATTTTTGCACGCTAAGCCGGTAGTGCCGCTCCCCATGAAAAGATCTAGAACGATGTCATTAGGGTTTGTGTGGATGGAAATGATTTTTTCCATTAAGGCTAGGCTTTTTTGCGTGGGGTGTTTGGTCTTTTCAATTCCGCTCACCACAGGGCTTTTTAAAATCAAGGGTCGTAAATATTTTTCATTTTTGGGTTTGTTAAACACCCATTTAGCTTTCTTTTTAACCGCCCACAGGGCAAATTCCGTGTCTTGGACATAGCGTCGGTGAATGTTTCTTGGCATGGGATTATTTTTAACCCATTGGATAAAGTCTTTGACTACAAAGCCGTTTTCTTCTAAAAAATCAGCGATATAGCTTATAAACCTGTAAGAGCAAAAAATCACCATGCAGCCGTTTGGATTGACTAAGGGGGCGTAGCGCTTAATCCATTCTAAAAGCTTGAAGTTTTTATCCCATTCCCCAAAATCTATGCCTTGCCTTTTAGCGCTTTTTAGGGTGGAAAAATTATTTTTAACCGAAATGTTATAAGGAGGGTCCGTGATGATCGCATCCACTTTTAAATTTTGCCGGTAAAAGTCTTTGATGATTTCAAAAGCGTCAGCGTGATAAATTTGTATCATTTTCTTAAGCTTTTTAAGATCGCTTTGCCTAAAGCTAGGGCTAGAAGAGGAGGCACAGCGTTACCGATTTGCTTACAAACACTCGTTTTATTGCCATAAAAGATATAATTATCGCTAAAACTTTGTATCCTAGTGGCTTCTCT is a genomic window of Helicobacter pylori oki112 containing:
- a CDS encoding type ISP restriction/modification enzyme, with the protein product MHLSTCYPPPPTNPKTPNQTRKNVALNTPRQLKNNDKSWTQCFISSCINDQGLSSGGNGAGVNYPLYQFRDPNYTENFTPEFRSFIDKHYNHSFEPLEVLGYIYALLYSPNYRKRYEDFLKADYPKILFTEDKDLFRILSLLGIELIGLHVLNQESLNYSFEKLKDATIGESVYKEERNPIIKKPSHNEQRLYINHSAYFVGVSQEIYDYRIGGYCVLDKYLKSHKDESCDFDHVSNIIKVIARTIEIQKTLGFLTSDLPHLKGNDSQALMQEILQNPPPPHLIPISPLSYRAKPKPSETLTLMVHSSAKKQAITTSTAEAEVQPSLYSALSNLALICDRGSKVSPISNVFVTNMLCDLHVNGSGSYAFLLYRLK
- a CDS encoding DNA-methyltransferase, which translates into the protein MIQIYHADAFEIIKDFYRQNLKVDAIITDPPYNISVKNNFSTLKSAKRQGIDFGEWDKNFKLLEWIKRYAPLVNPNGCMVIFCSYRFISYIADFLEENGFVVKDFIQWVKNNPMPRNIHRRYVQDTEFALWAVKKKAKWVFNKPKNEKYLRPLILKSPVVSGIEKTKHPTQKSLALMEKIISIHTNPNDIVLDLFMGSGTTGLACKNLERNFIGIELEKEYFQTAQKRLNLF
- a CDS encoding N-6 DNA methylase, whose translation is MLKEYLESIKDLTPEKNEFAHRSSLEKLLNRLKDHFNKEFKIEHEPKREQGIRPDFRVSFQGLSIGYIENKRAGANLSQLLKSDQIRKYLELNPNLMLTDYLNFMWVGKDENNAPLIKKEISIASLDELSKPLKPKPQTERDLIELFKSFFNHEAAPITNAKDFATHLSLHTKYLKDALIKYQEKAQVSSIFKNFKEYLYEELSFEDFSDALAQTLTYSLFLAKLNHPFEKINLDNVRSSIPKNFAVIREMADFLKKLDAIKEIQWLLNEILSSINHVDMDSILKDLNDDKDPYLHFYETFLSAYDPKLREKKGVYYTPDSVVKFIINALDSLLKTRFKDAPLGLKSALDNENIKLLDFATGTGTFLLEAFRKALEVRKTSDGGTSTKEDKYQNLLKQFYGFEYLIAPYAIAHLNLSQAFKEEFKKPLKENDALKIILTNTLIQPSEIATYRGLNPIFETELLNAQEIKKDENILIITGNPPYSGASSNEGLFEWEVKATYGIEPEFQTIEIEKKVKLTAKIQTLLKNIQTQKQGDKSVKNTDKDALKNLKQIHSKYKLQDEKNPKWILDDYVKFMRFAQNKIESLGHGLFGFISNNAFLDNPTFRGLRRSLLECYDELYILNLHGNARKKEKTPQGAKDENVFNIKQGVSINLFVKKAQTTKQKIHYYDVYGERAEKYAFLAQNDLKSIEWLELAPREPFYLLLPLKTRLLDEYEQGFSVQKMFQISSVGIVTGKDRIFIANNTESLKEQVLKYCNEFNEQYIKDIHYRPFDIRKVYYDTKKLERARENTFKHMLPPPPNKP
- the nadC gene encoding carboxylating nicotinate-nucleotide diphosphorylase, which translates into the protein MEIKTFLERALKEDLGHGDLFERVLEKDFKATAFVRAKQEGVFSGEKYALALLEMTGIECVKTISDKERFKPKDTLMEIRGDFSMLLKVERTLLNLLQHSSGIATLTSRFVKALNSHEVRLLDTRKTRPLLRIFEKYSVLNGGASNHRLGLDDALMLKDTHLKHVKDLKSFLTHARKNLPFTAKIEIECESFEEAKNAMNAGADIVMCDNLSVLETKEIAAYRDMHYPFVLLEASGNISLESINAYAKSGVDAISVGALIHQATFIDMHMKMA